A genomic region of Novipirellula artificiosorum contains the following coding sequences:
- a CDS encoding SDR family NAD(P)-dependent oxidoreductase — protein MTMRLSDKVILLTGGSTGIGRECATAYAQEGARLAILARHGEAAAEAAAELGAGHCGLSCDVSKGDQVKAAVAHVIDHFGRLDAIHNNAGIAEPAKPLHETSESEWDAVVDVNLKSVFHTTRYGFAALKKSKGCILNTSSLVGVIGQQNHAAYTASKGGMNTLTKSMALDYAPYQIRVNAVCPAGTWTPMLHKWAAAQPDPTGIEDYLDNIHALGYCPEGDVIADASVFLLSDEARFITGHIMHVSGGAELGYRVASRPTAREDQSPRP, from the coding sequence ATGACGATGCGGCTCTCCGACAAAGTTATTCTGCTTACTGGCGGCTCCACCGGGATCGGTCGGGAATGTGCGACGGCCTACGCTCAAGAAGGTGCCAGGCTTGCGATCCTGGCCCGGCACGGTGAGGCAGCTGCGGAGGCGGCTGCGGAGCTCGGCGCGGGACACTGCGGCTTGAGCTGCGATGTTTCCAAAGGCGACCAAGTCAAGGCCGCCGTTGCGCACGTCATCGACCATTTCGGTCGGCTCGACGCGATCCACAACAACGCCGGGATCGCCGAGCCTGCCAAGCCGCTCCACGAAACCAGCGAGAGCGAGTGGGATGCGGTGGTGGACGTCAACCTCAAGAGTGTCTTTCACACCACGCGGTACGGTTTTGCTGCGCTCAAAAAGTCGAAGGGCTGCATCCTCAACACCTCCAGCCTGGTGGGCGTGATCGGGCAGCAGAATCATGCTGCCTACACCGCAAGCAAGGGCGGCATGAATACGCTGACGAAATCGATGGCGCTGGACTATGCGCCTTATCAAATCCGGGTGAACGCGGTGTGCCCGGCGGGAACGTGGACTCCGATGCTGCACAAATGGGCCGCCGCTCAACCGGATCCGACCGGAATCGAAGACTACCTCGATAACATCCATGCCCTTGGCTACTGTCCTGAAGGCGACGTCATCGCCGATGCCTCGGTGTTCCTGCTGTCCGACGAAGCTCGTTTCATCACCGGTCACATCATGCACGTCAGCGGAGGCGCCGAACTCGGCTACCGCGTCGCGTCGCGTCCAACTGCGCGGGAGGATCAATCGCCCCGCCCATGA
- a CDS encoding enolase C-terminal domain-like protein: MISRITTRDARFDIGTEAGSDAIHRNPRYSYAVTQLDDDCGIRGTGLAFTLGEGNDLVCQGAAFLARRLQGRDIEEVMAGFGSFQRELSNEQQFRWLGPHKGVAHLALASVTNACWDLWAKRRDVPLWQLLLDLSPEAIVAAIDFSYLEDELSPDEALALIREHQPTRGDRDAILDRGYPGYDTSIGWFNYSDEQLRRNVQKSVDAGFTAMKLKVGSPDMESDLRRTAIVRDCAGGDATLMVDCNQQWSMPRAIEFGERSRDFNLLWIEEPTHPDDVLGHASLAKAYAPHTKVAAGEHVPNRILFKNYLQLGALGFCQVDAVRVAGVSEFLAVSLMARKRGIPVVPHVGDMGQIHQHLVLFNHIALGHEALLLEHIPHLSEHFLHPCRVDDGVYQIPQEPGMGADLI, translated from the coding sequence ATGATCTCGCGCATCACCACCCGCGACGCCCGTTTCGATATCGGCACCGAAGCCGGATCGGACGCCATCCACCGGAACCCACGCTACTCGTACGCCGTCACGCAGCTCGATGATGATTGCGGCATCCGCGGTACTGGCCTCGCCTTCACGCTCGGAGAGGGTAACGACCTCGTCTGTCAGGGTGCAGCGTTCCTGGCCCGCCGCCTGCAGGGCCGCGACATCGAAGAGGTCATGGCTGGTTTCGGAAGCTTTCAACGTGAACTCTCCAACGAACAGCAGTTTCGCTGGCTCGGTCCCCATAAGGGCGTCGCCCACCTCGCGCTCGCTTCGGTGACCAATGCGTGCTGGGATCTATGGGCCAAGCGCCGGGACGTTCCGCTTTGGCAACTCCTCCTCGATCTCTCACCCGAAGCGATCGTCGCCGCCATCGACTTCTCCTACCTCGAAGACGAGCTGAGCCCCGATGAGGCCCTCGCGCTGATCCGGGAACATCAGCCCACGCGTGGCGATCGCGATGCCATCCTCGACCGCGGCTACCCCGGCTACGACACCTCGATCGGATGGTTCAATTACTCCGATGAACAGCTCAGGCGAAACGTGCAAAAATCAGTCGACGCCGGATTCACGGCGATGAAGCTCAAGGTCGGCTCGCCCGACATGGAGAGCGACCTCCGACGCACGGCGATTGTCCGTGATTGCGCCGGCGGCGATGCCACGCTCATGGTGGACTGCAACCAACAATGGTCAATGCCCCGCGCCATCGAGTTCGGTGAGCGTTCGCGAGACTTCAACCTCCTCTGGATCGAGGAGCCGACTCATCCTGACGATGTCCTCGGCCACGCCTCCCTTGCCAAGGCGTATGCTCCGCACACGAAGGTGGCTGCGGGCGAACACGTTCCCAACCGGATCCTCTTCAAGAACTACCTGCAGCTAGGGGCTCTCGGGTTCTGTCAGGTGGACGCCGTCCGCGTCGCCGGGGTCAGCGAGTTTCTCGCCGTCTCGTTGATGGCTCGCAAACGCGGCATTCCCGTCGTTCCTCACGTGGGCGATATGGGTCAGATCCACCAGCACCTGGTGCTCTTTAACCACATCGCCCTCGGACATGAGGCGCTTCTGCTCGAGCACATCCCACACCTCAGCGAGCACTTCCTGCATCCTTGCCGTGTCGATGACGGTGTTTATCAAATCCCACAGGAGCCTGGCATGGGCGCGGATCTGATCTGA
- a CDS encoding sodium:solute symporter, translated as MQVSTTIPSITFVVANAASGQVSEGSVGDIGGMAPLDTIIIVVYLLGVVGLGLYAGHLMKKRSSSGESRDYFLAGGTLRWPMIGLALFATNISCVHLVSLAQSGFDTGLLNGNFEWMAAFTLILLSLFFAPFYIKSRVATLPDFLEKRYNRRCRDMLAVLSLVSAVVIHIGFSFLTGGIVIRDIFGVDLYVSIIVIASLTALYTIVGGLLAVVLTEAIQTIVLIAGAAIITWIAYDIMGGWEAMVASLESSGNTDKLSMLRPHGDPSGMPWYAILLGYPVLGVWYWCADQTIVQRVLGAKDENHARVGPLFAGFIKVIPVFIFVLPGLLAFTLASTGKLDLSPLTDSNGVVDSKGIYTAMITQLLPVGVKGIVIAALLAALMSTVSGALNSISTLTAFDLFKRFRPTTSDHQLVLVGRIAAAVALVVAILLVPVLVKAPSIFNALNNIIAHIAAPVTCVFTLGVFWKRANAFSAQWTMVIGAVTGVAIYTINVLEIDTPFADIPFMMMAFYLFVYCVIVQVVLTLFSGKPVPADSQALCWNSPLQPLRAPGWPGLGNYKFLSLALGAIMAVLYWIFR; from the coding sequence ATGCAAGTCAGCACCACGATTCCCTCCATTACTTTCGTCGTTGCGAACGCCGCGTCTGGCCAGGTCAGCGAAGGTTCCGTAGGCGACATCGGCGGTATGGCTCCCCTCGATACCATCATCATCGTCGTCTACTTGCTCGGAGTGGTTGGCCTCGGGCTCTACGCCGGCCACTTGATGAAGAAAAGGTCGTCTTCCGGAGAGAGCCGCGATTACTTCCTTGCGGGCGGCACCTTGAGATGGCCCATGATCGGCTTGGCCCTCTTCGCCACCAACATCTCCTGTGTCCACCTCGTCTCTCTCGCCCAATCCGGATTCGACACCGGATTACTGAACGGCAATTTCGAATGGATGGCCGCCTTCACTCTGATTCTGCTCTCGCTCTTCTTCGCACCCTTCTACATCAAATCACGAGTCGCAACGCTGCCGGACTTCCTCGAAAAGCGCTACAACCGCCGCTGCCGGGACATGCTGGCGGTTCTCTCGCTCGTCTCCGCCGTCGTCATCCACATCGGGTTCTCATTCCTGACGGGCGGCATCGTCATCCGTGATATCTTTGGCGTGGACCTTTATGTCTCGATCATTGTCATCGCGTCGCTCACCGCCCTCTACACCATCGTTGGTGGCCTGCTTGCCGTCGTCCTGACCGAGGCCATCCAAACCATCGTCCTGATTGCCGGCGCTGCCATCATCACCTGGATCGCCTACGATATAATGGGCGGGTGGGAGGCCATGGTCGCCTCGCTGGAGAGTTCCGGGAACACGGACAAGCTCTCCATGTTGCGACCCCATGGCGATCCCAGCGGCATGCCGTGGTACGCCATCCTGCTCGGCTACCCGGTGTTGGGTGTCTGGTATTGGTGCGCCGACCAGACCATTGTGCAGCGGGTGCTCGGAGCGAAGGATGAGAACCACGCGCGAGTCGGCCCGCTCTTCGCCGGCTTCATCAAAGTCATTCCCGTGTTCATTTTTGTCCTGCCCGGTCTGCTCGCTTTCACTCTCGCCTCGACCGGCAAACTGGATCTCAGCCCGCTGACCGACAGCAACGGCGTGGTGGACTCCAAGGGAATCTACACCGCCATGATCACCCAACTCCTACCCGTCGGAGTCAAGGGCATCGTCATCGCGGCGCTCCTTGCGGCGCTGATGTCCACTGTTTCGGGCGCCCTGAACTCCATCTCCACCTTGACCGCCTTCGACCTCTTCAAACGCTTCCGTCCCACCACTTCGGATCATCAACTGGTTCTCGTCGGTCGGATAGCTGCGGCGGTCGCCTTGGTCGTAGCGATTTTGCTCGTACCGGTTCTGGTCAAGGCTCCCAGTATCTTCAATGCGTTGAACAACATCATCGCCCACATCGCCGCCCCGGTGACCTGCGTGTTCACTCTGGGAGTGTTCTGGAAACGCGCCAACGCCTTTTCCGCTCAGTGGACCATGGTGATTGGGGCGGTTACCGGAGTCGCGATTTACACCATCAACGTGCTGGAGATAGATACGCCCTTCGCGGACATCCCCTTCATGATGATGGCCTTTTACCTGTTCGTGTACTGCGTCATCGTCCAGGTCGTGTTGACTTTGTTCAGCGGCAAACCCGTACCGGCGGACAGCCAAGCCCTGTGCTGGAACTCTCCCCTCCAGCCGCTGCGCGCCCCCGGCTGGCCCGGTCTGGGTAACTATAAGTTTCTGTCCCTCGCCCTGGGCGCCATCATGGCCGTCCTCTACTGGATCTTCCGTTAA
- a CDS encoding glycoside hydrolase family 95 protein — translation MLRLYILFILACLSTSSLHAHHQLWYRQPASDWNEALPVGNGRMGAMVFGDPDRERIQLNEDSMWAGELKDVKSSIGTPADLSEVRRLIDEGKFQEADQELIKRFSRGRVTRSHQTLGELYFDWKNDGRPHHDYRRQLDLKAGVATTTWHRGATTFTQEVFCSNPDEALFIKLTAEGTEKLNFDIQLDRPLDQGVVTHEVRAYEADDAKSLIMSGQVTQENAKLQDKPVKGMKGVRFAAQLDAVAVGGVIRIANDGLRVREAEAVYLQLMARTDFGGSKIDLTADGSQSLAENFDTLRVRHTEDHRKLYDRCRLDLECPPELAELSTDERLARLREENSDPGLEALLFHYGRYLLIACSRANGNPANLQGLWNPSMEAPWNSDYHLNINLQMNYWPADVTNLSETHRPVFGWMQHLARNGAVTAREQYGMRGWMAHHATDLRAQTVMKSFRAYGGGWIHGGGWMCQHVWTHYDYTRDKTFLQEIGYPLLSGQARFYLDWLVEKDGKLISYPETSPENSFLTKDGKRAATCVKAAMGQQIIAEVFTNTLAAARELGIEDSFIAEIEVAQPKLDSGQHIGPDGRLLEWDRPRDEADPGHRHLSHLYGFHPGISITQEKTPELLIAAKKSIDFREKHGSVGVGWSRAWAVNIYARLRDGDTAEHHLQEILRTQTLTNGFNSVFGTNRPLFQIEANFGATAGVAEMLVQSHDGLIHLLPALPEAWPDGCVTGLRARGGHTIDIQWKDGNLTSATITKGAGALLPIFVQGKRVHEDPRIVIK, via the coding sequence ATGCTCCGACTGTACATCCTTTTTATACTTGCCTGCCTTTCGACCAGCAGCCTCCACGCGCACCACCAGCTCTGGTACCGCCAGCCCGCTAGCGACTGGAACGAGGCGCTGCCGGTGGGCAACGGTCGCATGGGAGCCATGGTATTTGGAGACCCTGATCGGGAACGCATCCAGCTCAACGAAGACTCCATGTGGGCAGGCGAACTCAAGGACGTCAAATCGTCGATCGGCACGCCAGCTGATCTGTCCGAGGTGCGCAGGCTGATCGACGAGGGCAAATTTCAAGAGGCTGACCAGGAACTGATCAAGCGTTTTTCGCGCGGTCGAGTCACCCGTTCTCACCAGACTCTCGGCGAACTTTATTTCGACTGGAAGAACGACGGAAGACCGCATCACGATTACCGTCGCCAGCTCGATCTGAAAGCAGGCGTTGCCACCACCACTTGGCATCGCGGGGCGACCACCTTCACGCAGGAGGTCTTTTGCTCAAACCCAGACGAAGCCCTGTTCATCAAGCTCACCGCCGAGGGGACGGAGAAACTCAATTTTGACATCCAACTGGATCGGCCGCTGGATCAGGGTGTTGTGACTCATGAGGTGAGGGCTTACGAAGCGGACGACGCCAAGTCTCTCATCATGTCGGGTCAAGTCACGCAGGAAAATGCCAAGCTACAGGACAAGCCAGTGAAGGGAATGAAGGGCGTGCGCTTTGCCGCTCAACTCGATGCTGTTGCAGTTGGCGGCGTGATCCGGATCGCCAATGATGGATTGCGGGTTAGAGAAGCCGAGGCGGTCTACCTTCAACTGATGGCGCGGACGGACTTTGGCGGCAGCAAGATCGATCTCACCGCCGATGGCAGTCAATCGTTGGCAGAGAACTTTGACACCCTCCGCGTTCGCCATACCGAGGATCACAGAAAGCTTTACGATCGTTGCCGGCTCGATCTGGAGTGTCCACCTGAACTCGCGGAACTCTCCACGGACGAACGTCTCGCCCGCTTGCGCGAAGAGAACAGCGACCCCGGTCTGGAAGCTCTTCTGTTCCATTATGGACGTTACCTCCTGATCGCCTGCTCCCGCGCCAACGGCAACCCGGCCAACTTGCAAGGTCTTTGGAATCCAAGCATGGAGGCCCCCTGGAACAGTGACTATCACCTGAACATCAATCTGCAGATGAACTATTGGCCCGCGGATGTGACCAATCTTAGCGAGACCCATCGACCCGTCTTCGGTTGGATGCAGCATCTTGCAAGAAATGGCGCAGTCACGGCGAGGGAACAATACGGCATGCGTGGTTGGATGGCACACCACGCCACTGACCTTCGTGCGCAGACCGTGATGAAGTCCTTTCGAGCCTATGGGGGCGGTTGGATTCACGGGGGCGGCTGGATGTGCCAGCATGTCTGGACGCACTACGACTACACACGCGATAAGACATTCCTCCAGGAGATCGGCTACCCGCTGCTCTCCGGCCAGGCTCGGTTCTATCTGGACTGGCTGGTCGAGAAAGATGGCAAGCTGATCTCCTATCCGGAGACGTCACCCGAGAACAGCTTCCTCACCAAAGATGGCAAGCGCGCGGCCACTTGCGTTAAAGCCGCGATGGGTCAGCAGATCATCGCCGAAGTGTTCACCAACACTCTCGCTGCCGCCAGGGAACTTGGTATCGAAGACTCCTTCATCGCGGAGATCGAAGTCGCGCAGCCGAAGCTCGACAGTGGTCAACACATCGGCCCGGATGGACGGTTGTTGGAATGGGACCGGCCGCGCGACGAAGCCGATCCGGGGCATCGACATCTCAGCCACCTCTACGGTTTTCATCCGGGCATCAGCATCACCCAAGAGAAAACTCCCGAGTTGCTTATTGCGGCCAAAAAATCGATTGACTTCCGCGAAAAGCATGGCTCCGTGGGCGTTGGCTGGTCGCGTGCTTGGGCCGTGAACATTTACGCTCGCCTGCGCGATGGCGACACGGCCGAGCATCACCTCCAGGAAATCCTGCGTACTCAAACCCTCACCAATGGCTTCAACTCGGTCTTCGGTACAAATCGACCCCTTTTCCAGATCGAAGCTAACTTCGGCGCCACCGCCGGAGTGGCCGAGATGTTAGTCCAGTCCCACGACGGTTTGATCCATCTGCTTCCCGCTCTGCCCGAAGCATGGCCCGATGGCTGCGTCACCGGGCTCCGGGCCCGCGGCGGTCACACCATCGACATTCAGTGGAAAGATGGAAACCTCACCAGTGCCACGATCACCAAAGGCGCCGGCGCGCTGCTTCCCATCTTCGTTCAGGGCAAGCGAGTCCACGAAGACCCCCGCATTGTCATTAAGTAG